The Mycobacteriales bacterium nucleotide sequence TGAGGTTCGCCGGTACGCCGCCGGCCAGCGCGGTGAACAGCCGGCCCAACCGCTCGACCAGCGGCAGGCTCGGTCGGATCTCCTCCGCGACGACGCCCCCCGCCTGCACGTTGACCGCATCCGGCACGAACTCACCCGCGAGCGCGAGCTTCACCGATCGCGCCACGGCCAGGCCCGCCTTGTCCTGCGCCTCGTTCGTCGAGGCTCCGAGGTGCGGCGTGACAACCGCGTTCGCGTGCGCGAACAGCGGCGAGTCCGTGCACGGCTCGCTCACGAACACGTCGACCGCGACGCCTCCGATCCGGCCCGCTTTGAGCGCCTGCGCCAACGCGTGCTCGTCGACCAGCCCGCCACGGGCGGCGTTGACGAGGATCGCGCCCGGCTTCACGAGGGCGAGCTCGCGCTCCCCGATCAGCCCGCGCGTCTCCGCCGTCTTGGGCAGGTGGATCGAGATGAAGTCGCTTTCTCGCAGCAGCTGGTCGAGCGAGACGAGCTGAACCCCGACCTGCGCCGCGCGGGCCGCGGGGACATACGGGTCGTACGCCAGCAGCCGCACGCCGAAGCCGGCCATCCGCTGCGCAAACAGTACGCCGATCCGCCCGAGACCGACGACGCCGACAGTCTTCTCCGCGACCTCGACACCGGTGAAGGCGCTGCGCTTCCACTCACCTGACTTCAAGCTCGCGTTCGCGGCCGGAATCTTGCGGGCGGCGGAGAGCAGCAACGCGATGGCATGCTCCGCCGCAGAGACGATGTTCGACACCGGAGCGTTGACGACGAGCACGCCGCGTGCGGTGGCGGCCTCGACGTCGACGTTGTCCAGCCCGATGCCCGCACGAGCGACCACCTTCAGCCGATCACCCGCAGCAAGCGCCTCCGCGTCGACCTGCGTCGCGCTGCGGACGATCAACGCGTCCGCACCGGCGAGGGCGGCGAGCAAAGCTGCCCGGTCGGTGCCATCGACCTGACGGACCTCGCCGTCCTCGGCGAGCACCGCCAACGCCGCCGGCGCCAGCTCCTCGGCGACGATGACCACCGGCTTCGGCACGCCGCCCACCCTACTGAGCGCTCAGTCGGACTTGATCCAGGACATCAACCCGCGCAGCCGGCCGCCGACCTCCTCGATCGGATGGGCCGCACCCTCCGCCCGGTACTTGTCGAACTGCGGGCGGCCGGCGTCGTCCTCCGCGATCCACTCCCGGGCGAAGCTGCCGTCCTGGATCTCGGCGAGGATCCGCTTCATCTCCTGCTTGGTCGCGGCGTTCACCACGCGCGGTCCGCGGGTGTAGTCGCCGTACTCCGCCGTGTCGGAGATCGACCAGCGCATCTTCGAGATGCCGCCCTCGTACATCAGGTCCACGATCAGCTTCAGCTCGTGCAGGCACTCGAAGTACGCCGCCTCCGGTTGGTACCCGGCCTCGGTCAGCGTCTCGAAGCCGGCCTGGACGAGCGCCGAGATGCCGCCGCAGAGCACCGCCTGCTCGCCGAACAGGTCGGTCTCGGTCTCTTCGGTGAACGTCGTCTTCAGCGTCCCTGCGCGCGTCCCGCCGATGCCCTTGGAGTAAGCCAACGACAGCGGCAGCGCCTGCCCGCTCGCGTCCTGCTCCACCGCTACCAGGCACGGCACGCCGCGCCCTTCCTGGAACTGCCGGCGGACCAGATGCCCGGGACCCTTCGGCGCGACCATGCACACGTCGACCGTCGACGGCGGCGCGACGTAGCCGAACCGGATGTTGAACCCGTGGCCGAAGAACAGCGCGTCACCCTCGCTGAGGTTCGGCTCGACCGCCTCGGCGTACAGGTGTCGCTGCACCGTGTCCGGGGCGAGCACCATGATCAGGTCCGCCTCGGCGCAGGCCTCGGCCGGTGCCACGACCCGCAGCCCTTCCGCCTCGGCCGCGGCCCGGCTCTTGGAGGCCTCCGGCAGGCCGACGCGTACGTCGACGCCGGACTCGCGCAGGTTCAACGCGTGCGCGTGCCCCTGCGAGCCGTAGCCGAGCACGGCGACCTTGCGGGCTTGGACGAGCGCGAGGTCGGCGTCGTCGTCGTAGTAGATCTCGGGTGCCATGGTGCTCAGGCTGTCCTTTCCACGGAGCGGAGCGATCGGTCGGTGATGCTGCGGGCGCCGCGGCCGACCGCGACCATCCCGGACTGGACGAGCTCGCGGATGCCGAACGGCTCGAGCACCCGGATGAAGGCCTCCAGCTTGTCCACGGTGCCGGTGGCCTCGATCGTCACGGCATCCGCCGCGACGTCGACGACCTTGGCACGGAACAGCTGGACCACCTCGAGGACCTGCGACCGGCTGGTGAGGTCGGCCTTCACCTTCACCAGCAGCAGCTCGCGCTGGACCGACGCGTCGGTGTCGAGCTCGACCACCTTCAGCACGTTGACCAGCTTGTTCAGCTGCTTGGTCACCTGCTCGAGCGGGAGATCCTCGACGTTGACCGCGATCGTCATGCGCGACACGTCGGGATGCTCGGTGGGACCGACCGCGAGCGAGTCGATGTTGAACCCGCGCCGGGAGAACAGCGAGGCCACCCGGGCAAGCACGCCGGGCTTGTTCTCGACCAGCACCGACAGCGTGTGCCTACTCATCGGAGCTGACCTCACCCATCTCGTACTCGAAGTCCGGCGCGGTCTCGCGCGCGATCTTGATGTCGTCGTTCGAGGTGCCCGCAGCCACCATCGGCCAGACCATCGCGTCCTTGCCGACCACGAAGTCGACGACCACCGGTGCATCGTTGATCGCCATCGCCTTCTCGATCGTCGCGTCGACGTCGTCGGCGTTCTCGCAGCGAAGGCCGACGCAGCCCATCGCCTCCGCGAGCATCACGAAGTCGGGAATGTAGCGAGCGCCCTTCGCAAGATCGGTGTGGGAGTACCGACCGTCGTAGAACAGGGTCTGCCACTGCCGCACCATGCCGAGCGCCCCGTTGTTGATGATCGCGATCTTGATCGGGATGCCCTCGACCGCGCAGGTGGTGAGCTCCTGGTTGGTCATCTGGAAGCAGCCGTCGCCGTCGATCGCCCAGACCAGCGCCTCCGGCCGCCCGACCTTCGCGCCCATCGCCGCCGGTACGGCGAAACCCATGGTTCCGAGCCCGCCGGAGTTGATCCAGGTGTGCGGCTGCTCGTACGACACGAACTGCGACGCCCACATCTGGTGCTGGCCGACCCCGGCGACGATGACCGTCGACGGCCCGCAGACCTTGCCCAGCCGCTCGATCACGTACTGCGGCGCCATGGTTCCGTCGTCCGGGTGGTCGTATCCGAGCGGGTAGGTCCGCCGCCAGGCGTTGCACTGCTTCCACCAGGCGGTGAAGTCGCCCTTGCGACCGTCCGCGTGCTCCGCCTGGATCGCGATGATCAGATCAGCGATCACCTCACGCACGTCGCCGACGATCGGCACGTCCGCCGTACGGTTTTTCGAGATCTCCGCCGGGTCGATGTCCGCGTGGATCACCGTCGCTTCCGGCGCGAAGCTCGACAGCTTGCCGGTCACTCGGTCGTCGAACCGTGCACCCAGCGTGACCAGCAGGTCGGATCGCTGCAGCGCCGTCACCGCCGACACCGAGCCGTGCATCCCGGGCATGCCCAAGTGCTGCGGATGGGAGTCCGGGAACGCACCGCGCGCCATGAGCGTCGTGACGACCGGGACGCCGGTCAGCTCGGCGAGCACGCGTAGCTCCTCGGTCGCGTGTGCCTTGAGCACACCGCCGCCGACGTAGAGCACCGGTCGCTCGGCGTCCACGATCAGCCGGGCCGCCTCGCGGACCTGCTTGCCGTGCGGCTTGGCGGCCGGCCGGTAGCCGGGCAGGTGCATCTCCACCGGCCAGGTGAAGGTCGTCTCCGCCTGCAGCGCATCCTTCGCGATGTCGACCAGCACCGGTCCGGGCCGCCCGGTCGCGGCGATGTGAAACGCCTCCGCGAGGGTCCGCGGGATGTCCTCGGCGTTCTGGACGAGGAAGTTGTGCTTGGTGATCGGCATCGTGATGCCGCAGATGTCGGCCTCCTGGAAGGCGTCCGTCCCGATCGCGCCCGACGGCACCTGCCCGGTGATCGCGACCAGCGGCACCGAGTCCATGTAGGCGTCGGCGATCGGCGTCACGAGGTTGGTCGCGCCAGGACCGCTGGTCGCCATGCACACCCCGACCCGACCGGTGGCCTGCGCATAGCCGGTAGCCGCGTGCCCCGCGCCCTGTTCGTGGCGGACCAGGATGTGCCGGACCTTCGTCGAGTCGAACAACGGGTCGTACGCCGGGAGGATCGCGCCGCCGGGGATGCCGAACACCACCCGCGCGTCGAGCTCCTCCAGCGCCCGCACCATCGCCTGCGCGCCGGTCAGCCGTTCCACTGTCACCACTCCTACATCGGGTCCTTCATCGGGCCTTGCTTCCGGTGTGCCTGCATGAAAAAACCCCTCGCGCGAAGCGCTGAGGGGCGGCACGTGATCCAGGATCAGATCACGTGCTCACAAGTACGAGAATTCGCCGCACGCCACAACGGTGGACTACGGGTCCGGCCGGTGTCAAGGACGCGCGGGTGAAGATCGCGCATCCAACCGCGTGGGCAACCCGTCGATGCTCTCGGCGTTCCGCTCCGCCCGGTAGTCGGCGATCGCCTGGTCGTCCTTGCGCTCTGCCCACCGCTCGAGCAGGTCGCGGTCCTCGACGTAGTCCATGCGAGGTACCGCGAAACCGCACGAGTCACTCACGCGGGTCACATCGACCACAATGATCGCGCGGGCGCCCCGGCGCGCCGGGAACCGCGCGGCCAGCTGCTCCCACTCCGGATCGGCCGGCTGCACCGCCCTCCCGCTGCCGTGCAGCCGGACGATCTGCGGCGGCCCGTCGAACGCGCAGAGCATGACGACCACCCGGCCGTTCTCGCGCAGGTGCGCGATCGTCTCGGCCCCGCTGCCGGTGAGGTCGAGCCAGGCCACCGTGTGCTGGTCGAGCACGGCGAGCGAGCCACGCCCGCCCCGCGGCGAGACGTTGATGTGTCCATCCGCAGCCAGCGGCGCGGTCGCGACGAAGAACACCGGCTGCTGCTCGATCCAGGCGCGCAGCCGCGGCTCGATCCCGTCGGGGTGAACCTTGCTCATCCGAACACCACGCTCATCCGAACACCACGCTCATCCGAACCCCGCGCTCATCCGCACACCGCGCCCTGAGCCGCCGAGCCGACCAGCTTGACGTACTTGCCGAAGACGCCGGTCGGGTACCGCGGCGGCAGCGCGGACCACTCGGCGCGGCGGCGTTCGAGCTCGGCCTCGTCCACCAGCAGGTCGAGCCGGCGAGCCGGTACGTCGAGCCGGATCGGGTCGCCGTCGCGGACCAGCGCGATCGGCCCGGCATCGGCCGCCTCGGGCGCGACGTGCCCCACGCAAAGCCCGGTGGTCCCGCCCGAGAACCGGCCGTCGGTGAGCAGCAGGACGTCCTTCCCGAGCCCGGCGCCCTTGATCGCGCCGGTGACCGCCAGCATCTCCCGCATCCCCGGACCGCCGCGTGGGCCTTCGTACCGGATCACGACGACGTCGCCGGCCCGCAGCCCACCGCCGGTGACCGCGTCCATGGCCGGGCGTTCGGTGTCGAAGACGCGAGCGGTTCCTTCGAAGACCGCGGTGTCGAACCCGGCCGTCTTGACGACCGCACCATCGGGGGCGAGCGAGCCACGCAGGATCACCAGGCCACCGGTCTGGTGGATCGGGTCGGCCAGCGCGTGGATCACGGTGCCGTCCGGGTCTGCCGGCGCCACGTCCGCGAGGTTCTCCGCGACCGTCTTGCCGGTCACGGTGAGGCAGTCGCCGTTGAGCAGGCCCGCGTCGAGCAGCGTCCGCATGACCACCGGGATCCCCCCGACCCGGTCGATGTCACTCATCACGAAGCGCCCGAACGGTTTGACGTCCGCGAGGTGCGGGGTGCGGTCCCCGATCCGGTTGAAGTCGTCAAGGGTGAGGTCGACCTGCGCCTCGTGCGCGATCGCGAGCAGGTGCAGCACGGCATTGGTCGAACCGCCCAGCGCCATGACGACCGTGATCGCGTTCTCGAACGCCTCGCGGGTCATGACCGACCTCGCCGTGATGCCGGCATCGACGAGCGCCATCACGGCCTCGCCGGAGCGGATCGCGTAGTCGTCGCGACGCCGGTCGACCGCAGGCGGCGCGGCGCTGCCGGGCATCGACATGCCCAGCGCCTCGGCCGCACTGGCCATGGTGTTCGCCGTGAACATGCCGGCGCATGCACCTTCTCCCGGACAGGTGTTGCGCTCGATGGCACCGAGCTCGTCCTGGCTGATCAGCCCCCGGGCGCAGGCGCCGACCGCCTCGAACGCGTCGACGATGGTCAGGTCGCGGTCGCCGATGTGCCCCGGCAGGCTGGTCCCGGCGTACAGGAAGACCGAGGCCAGGTCGAGGCGCGCGGCGGCCATCAGCATGCCGGGCAGGGACTTGTCGCAGCCGGCCAGCAGCACCGACCCGTCCAGGCGCTCGGCGAACATCACGGTCTCCACCGAGTCCGCGATCACCTCACGCGACACCAGCGAGGCGTGCATCCCCTCGTGACCCATCGAGATGCCGTCGGAGACCGAGATCGTGCCGAACTCCAGCGCGACTCCCCCGGACTGCCGGATCCCGTCCTTCGCGCGCTTCGCCAACCGGTCGAGCGAGAGGTTGCACGGCGTGATCTCGTTCCACGACGAGGCGACGCCGATCTGCGGCTTGTCCCAGTCGTCGTCGGTCAGCCCGACTGCGCGGAGCATGGCCCGCGCCGGCGCGCGCTCGTACCCGTCAGTGACATCTCTGCTTCTCGGCTTCCGGTCCACGGCCAGAAGCGTATGCGGCGCGGGAGATTCGCCGTACGACGGCTCAGACCGACCCGCCGAGCCGTTCGAGCAAGAGCTCACGGGCTCGCTTCGCATCCGCCGTACCTCCGGTGGCCTTCATGACGGCGCCCACGAGCGGGCCGACCGCGCCGAGGTTGCCGTCCCGCACCTTCTGCGCGGCATCCGCCTGGCCGGCGATGGCGGCGTCAACCGCGGCGACCAGCTCGTCGTCGCCGGCGACCTGCCAGCCGTGCGCCGCGATCACCGCGTCAATGCCGCCCTCACCGCCGAGCATCGCGTCGACCACCTGCCGGGCCAGCTTGTTGGTGAGCGTACCGTCGTCCTCCATCGCGGACAGCCGCGCGACGTCGGCGGGGGTCACGGCCAGCCGGTCGACCTCTTCCCCGCGCTCGGTGGCCGCACCGACGAGGTAGCCGAGCCACCACCCCTTGGCCTTCGTCGGCGACGCCCCTGCCGCGATCGTCGCCCCGACCAGGTCGAGGATGCCGGCGTTGGTCATCTGCTCGAGGTCGAGCGGGCTGTAGCCGTTCGCCTCGGCGAAGCGGGCCCGCCGCACGCCGGGCGGCTCCGGAAGCGACGCCCGGATCGCTTCCACCTGCTGTGGAGGCGGCGCGAGCGGGACCAGGTCCGGCTCCGGGAAGTACCGGTAGTCCTGGGCCTCTTCCTTGCTGCGCCCCGAGCTCGTGGTGCCGCTGTCCTCGTGGAAGTGCCGGGTCTCCTGCACGATCCGCTCCCCGGCGTCCAGCCGGGCGCCTTGACGCTCGACCTCGTGGCGAACGGCCGCCTCGACCGAGCGCAGCGAGTTGACGTTCTTCGT carries:
- the gatB gene encoding Asp-tRNA(Asn)/Glu-tRNA(Gln) amidotransferase subunit GatB, which gives rise to MTATLAAYDDVLTRYDPVFGLETHVELGTVTKLFCGCSTEFGAPPNTHVCPVCLGLPGSLPVTNAAAIESTIRIGLALHCDIASWSRFARKNYFYPDMPKDYQISQYDEPLCTDGYLDVTVDGEPYRVEIERVHLEEDTGKTLHVGGATGRIHGATHSLVDYNRAGIPLVEIVTRPVAGTGERVAEVARAYVSELRDLLRDLGVSDVRMEQGSLRADVNLSLMPKGSTELGTRTETKNVNSLRSVEAAVRHEVERQGARLDAGERIVQETRHFHEDSGTTSSGRSKEEAQDYRYFPEPDLVPLAPPPQQVEAIRASLPEPPGVRRARFAEANGYSPLDLEQMTNAGILDLVGATIAAGASPTKAKGWWLGYLVGAATERGEEVDRLAVTPADVARLSAMEDDGTLTNKLARQVVDAMLGGEGGIDAVIAAHGWQVAGDDELVAAVDAAIAGQADAAQKVRDGNLGAVGPLVGAVMKATGGTADAKRARELLLERLGGSV
- the ilvC gene encoding ketol-acid reductoisomerase; this translates as MAPEIYYDDDADLALVQARKVAVLGYGSQGHAHALNLRESGVDVRVGLPEASKSRAAAEAEGLRVVAPAEACAEADLIMVLAPDTVQRHLYAEAVEPNLSEGDALFFGHGFNIRFGYVAPPSTVDVCMVAPKGPGHLVRRQFQEGRGVPCLVAVEQDASGQALPLSLAYSKGIGGTRAGTLKTTFTEETETDLFGEQAVLCGGISALVQAGFETLTEAGYQPEAAYFECLHELKLIVDLMYEGGISKMRWSISDTAEYGDYTRGPRVVNAATKQEMKRILAEIQDGSFAREWIAEDDAGRPQFDKYRAEGAAHPIEEVGGRLRGLMSWIKSD
- a CDS encoding acetolactate synthase large subunit, whose product is MILDHVPPLSASREGFFHAGTPEARPDEGPDVGVVTVERLTGAQAMVRALEELDARVVFGIPGGAILPAYDPLFDSTKVRHILVRHEQGAGHAATGYAQATGRVGVCMATSGPGATNLVTPIADAYMDSVPLVAITGQVPSGAIGTDAFQEADICGITMPITKHNFLVQNAEDIPRTLAEAFHIAATGRPGPVLVDIAKDALQAETTFTWPVEMHLPGYRPAAKPHGKQVREAARLIVDAERPVLYVGGGVLKAHATEELRVLAELTGVPVVTTLMARGAFPDSHPQHLGMPGMHGSVSAVTALQRSDLLVTLGARFDDRVTGKLSSFAPEATVIHADIDPAEISKNRTADVPIVGDVREVIADLIIAIQAEHADGRKGDFTAWWKQCNAWRRTYPLGYDHPDDGTMAPQYVIERLGKVCGPSTVIVAGVGQHQMWASQFVSYEQPHTWINSGGLGTMGFAVPAAMGAKVGRPEALVWAIDGDGCFQMTNQELTTCAVEGIPIKIAIINNGALGMVRQWQTLFYDGRYSHTDLAKGARYIPDFVMLAEAMGCVGLRCENADDVDATIEKAMAINDAPVVVDFVVGKDAMVWPMVAAGTSNDDIKIARETAPDFEYEMGEVSSDE
- the ilvN gene encoding acetolactate synthase small subunit, which produces MSRHTLSVLVENKPGVLARVASLFSRRGFNIDSLAVGPTEHPDVSRMTIAVNVEDLPLEQVTKQLNKLVNVLKVVELDTDASVQRELLLVKVKADLTSRSQVLEVVQLFRAKVVDVAADAVTIEATGTVDKLEAFIRVLEPFGIRELVQSGMVAVGRGARSITDRSLRSVERTA
- the ilvD gene encoding dihydroxy-acid dehydratase, which encodes MAVDRKPRSRDVTDGYERAPARAMLRAVGLTDDDWDKPQIGVASSWNEITPCNLSLDRLAKRAKDGIRQSGGVALEFGTISVSDGISMGHEGMHASLVSREVIADSVETVMFAERLDGSVLLAGCDKSLPGMLMAAARLDLASVFLYAGTSLPGHIGDRDLTIVDAFEAVGACARGLISQDELGAIERNTCPGEGACAGMFTANTMASAAEALGMSMPGSAAPPAVDRRRDDYAIRSGEAVMALVDAGITARSVMTREAFENAITVVMALGGSTNAVLHLLAIAHEAQVDLTLDDFNRIGDRTPHLADVKPFGRFVMSDIDRVGGIPVVMRTLLDAGLLNGDCLTVTGKTVAENLADVAPADPDGTVIHALADPIHQTGGLVILRGSLAPDGAVVKTAGFDTAVFEGTARVFDTERPAMDAVTGGGLRAGDVVVIRYEGPRGGPGMREMLAVTGAIKGAGLGKDVLLLTDGRFSGGTTGLCVGHVAPEAADAGPIALVRDGDPIRLDVPARRLDLLVDEAELERRRAEWSALPPRYPTGVFGKYVKLVGSAAQGAVCG
- the serA gene encoding phosphoglycerate dehydrogenase; translation: MPKPVVIVAEELAPAALAVLAEDGEVRQVDGTDRAALLAALAGADALIVRSATQVDAEALAAGDRLKVVARAGIGLDNVDVEAATARGVLVVNAPVSNIVSAAEHAIALLLSAARKIPAANASLKSGEWKRSAFTGVEVAEKTVGVVGLGRIGVLFAQRMAGFGVRLLAYDPYVPAARAAQVGVQLVSLDQLLRESDFISIHLPKTAETRGLIGERELALVKPGAILVNAARGGLVDEHALAQALKAGRIGGVAVDVFVSEPCTDSPLFAHANAVVTPHLGASTNEAQDKAGLAVARSVKLALAGEFVPDAVNVQAGGVVAEEIRPSLPLVERLGRLFTALAGGVPANLTVDIKGEVAAYDVKVLQLAALRGVFTDVVEEQVTYVNAPLLAAERGIEVGLAATENSPDYRNVLTVRGAMADGRVVSVGGNLTGPRLIQKLVEVNGFDIEVALNEHMVFVTYVDRPGIVGIVGQLLGQARVNIAGMQVSRTAEGGEALMVMTVDSVIPPDILGEIASAVGASEIRAAYLPEE
- a CDS encoding pyridoxamine 5'-phosphate oxidase family protein is translated as MSKVHPDGIEPRLRAWIEQQPVFFVATAPLAADGHINVSPRGGRGSLAVLDQHTVAWLDLTGSGAETIAHLRENGRVVVMLCAFDGPPQIVRLHGSGRAVQPADPEWEQLAARFPARRGARAIIVVDVTRVSDSCGFAVPRMDYVEDRDLLERWAERKDDQAIADYRAERNAESIDGLPTRLDARSSPARP